In Thermodesulfobacteriota bacterium, the genomic stretch TTCGATTAGTTTTTGAAGTTGTCCCACATCAATCCAGAAGATTCTGTCAACATATTCTTCAAGGTTACTAAGGGTTTCTCCTCTATGAGCAACAGCGGTTACCTTTAAATTCTTTTGCCCTAAAACCTGGGCAAATACAATGGGCAAATTCCCATTTCCAGCAATTAAGCCGATCTTTTCCATCATCGACAAATACCTCTTTCAGATTTTCGAATAAACTCTACAAAACCGTTAACCTCTTCTGAATCAGGAAGTTCGAGCTTCACTTTCTCTAATGCATTATTCAGGGTCATGCCTGATCTAAATATAATCTTATATGCCTTCTTAAGGTTGTTTATTGTGGCTTCGGGGAAATTGTTCCTCTTAAGCCCTGTAATATTCAGACCAAATAATCTAGCTCTGTTGCCCACAGCCATAACATAAGGAGGAACATTCTTAGAAACCGCGGAGGCACCCCCAATAATGGAATAAGCCCCAATCCTGACAAACTGATGGACGGCAACTAACCCACCAATAATTGCAAAGTCTTCTATCTCGATATGTCCAGCGAGGGTAGCAGCATTGGCCATTATGATATTACTTCCTATTTTACAGTCATGGGCTATATGGCAATATGCCATAAGAAAGTTATTGTTCCCTATCGTTGTTACCCCTCCACCGTGGGAGGATGCCCTGTTTATGGTTACAAACTCTCTGATAATATTATCATCACCAATGATTAAATCAGATTTTTCCCCTTTAAACTTCAAATCCTGCGGAGGGGTCCCAATGGATACAAATTGATATATATGACACCGCTCCCCTATCTGTGTGAATTTTTCTATTGTTACATGAGAACTTACATTTGTATCCTTGCCAATCTTGACATTCTCGGCTATTATAGAATATGGTCCTATTTTCACCCCTTCATCTAACTCTGCCTTTGGATGAACAATCGCTGTTGTATGTATCATTTTGTAAAAATTCCTTTCCCTATTAATGGTTCTTCTCCCAATTAGTTGGAAGAAAGGGGTAGCAGGATTCGAGGGTTCAAGTGTTACTTATTAGATATTATACCCTGCAATTCACCTTCAGCAACCAAAGATTCCCCTACGAACGCCTTCCCACTAAATCTCCACAGGAAACTTCTCTGTTTAATTACCTCTACTTCAAACCTTACTTGATCGCCTGGTAATACAGGTTTTCTAAATTTAACCTTATCTATGCTAGAAAAGTAAAAATTCTTGTTTTTAACCCTTTCAGGTTCATAACTCAAAGCTAGGACTCCCCCAGCCTGAGCCATTGCCTCAATTAACAAAACTCCTGGCATAATAGGGTAATCAGGAAAATGCCCTTGGAAAAAAAGTTCATTAAAAGTAAGATTTTTTATACCTACAACCCTTTTTCCCTTTTCCATTTCTAATATCCTATCAATTAAAAGAAAGGGGTACCTATGGGGCAAAACTTTCATAATATCTCTAATGTCTAACATTCTATCCCTCCAATTCAAATTTGATTTTTTTCTCTATCTTTTCTATCTTTGATTCTAACTCCTTTAAAGTCTTTCTCATTTTCGGTAATTTGATAATACTTGCCTGGGACCTTAACCACTCTTTATGAGGGATTGCTGGAAGACCTGAAACAGTCTGGTTTGGTGCTATATCTTTAGTAATGCCAGATTGCCCGCCAACCGTAACATTATCCCCGATCTTCAGATGACCTCCTACACCAACCTGACCAGCTAAAACAACATTATTGCCTATTTCTGTACTTCCTGCTATAGCCACCTGGGCAACTATAATTGTATCCTCTCCAATAATTACATTATGACCAATTTGCACTAGATTGTCGGTTTTAACTCCCCTTTTAATCCAGGTTTTCCCCAGGGCCGCACGGTCGATAGTATTGCCGGCACCGATTTCCACATCATCATCAATCTGAACTATACCAACCTGGGGAATCTTATGGTGCGTCTTCCCATCTTTGGCAAAGCCAAAACCATCACTACCAATAACAGTCCCACAATGGATTATAACTCTTCTACCAATCTTACATCCTTCACGGATAGAAGTATTTGCATAGACCACAGTATCTTCACCAATGTGCACATCATCACCAACATATACCCCGGGATACAGGGATACCCTGTCTCCAATCTTTACATTGTCACCCACATATACAAAAGGATAAATTGATACATCTATACCAATCTCCGTATTATTCCCAATAACGGCGCCTGGATCAATACCTTTTGCATCACAAGGCTTTTTATGAAATAAGCCAGCAATTTTTGCGTAAGCCAGGTAGGGGTTGTCAGTACACAGAAGAGGTTTTTCAGAATCTTTAAAACCGGAGGAAACTATTATTGCAGAAGCTTTAGTGGTTCTTGCCATCGACAAATACCTGGGGTTAGTAATAAAGGTTATCTCCCCATTTTTTGCCTCATCGATACTGTTTATTCCGGCAATAATAATATTACCATCGCCTATCACTTTACCATTGATAAAATCTGCCAACTCTTGCAGACTCTTATTTAACATTTCCACCTCCCTATATTAGATAACAGTTCACAGGGATCAGTTGATAGAGCTTGGGAAAAGACTTTAAGAGTGAGAACTTTTACTTGTTTTGTTTTCTCTGTTCATTATAGGCTTTTATGACTTTATCGGTCAGATCCACAGCGTCAGGGGCATAGAGTATTCCGCTCCTGGTCTTTTCAAGTATCATGGTGTAATTGCCTTCTCCCCCGATTTTGTTAACGATCTTTCTCAATTCATCAATTATCTTTTGACTAACTTCGATCTCTTCACGATTAAGTTCATCCTGAGAGTCTTTGTATAACCTCTCAAAATCCCTCAGTTCTTTCTGGTATCCTTTTTCTTTCTCGGTTCTTGCCTTCTCGCTTAATATTAAGCCCTGTTTTTCTATATTATCCTTCAGCTTTTTTAGTTCAGCCTGTTTTCCCTCAAGAGATTTTTGAACCTTTTTTACTTTTTCAGAAAATATTTTTTTTGCTTCCTTCCCTGCATCAGACGTATTCAGGGCATTCTGAAGGTCAACATATGCTATCTTAACAGTATCAGTTCCTAAAGCCAAATTAGGGAAAAGTAACACCAACGATAAAGTAAAAATCAAACCTATTTTCCTCATTTTAAACCTCCTCTGAAAATCTCACTTTTTATCCTTATATCCTTGACCCCTCGAATCCTGAAAATTTTAACCACTAGAACATCACCCCTATAGCAAACTCCCAGTTACTGCGTCTTTCGTCCGGTTTAGGATCTATATTGTACCCCCATTCAAGTCTAAGAGGACCTATTGGTGAATACCATCTTATACCAGCACCAACGCTGGTCCTCAGTCCGCTCAGACTATAATTCTCGTTATCATCAAAGGCATTTCCCGCATCAAAGAAGACCACACCCTTAATCCCTGCTTTTTTATAAAGGGGAAAAATATACTCTATATTGAACAGCAATTGTTTATTCCCGCCAATAACATCGCCAGTAGCGGGGTCTTTAGGACCTACGGAATATGCCTTAAAACCTCTGAGGCTGTTTATCCCCCCTAAAAAGAACCGTTCAAAAAGAGGTAGCTCTCTGCCTTGATTGCCATGTGCAAATCCCATCCTTGCACGAGACATAAAAACAGTATCCCCGGGTAAGGGAAAAAACCACGTTGTGTTACCATAATACTTTGTGAAATAATTGGTACCTCCCAAAACACCACCTGCATACTCAATTGCTATACTGTTTTCTGATCCCTTTGTTGGAAATATACGGTCGTTCGTTGAATCCCTCACCAGAGAAAGCACTATACTGCTCGTGACAGTTTTTCCCTCCTGCTCTTTTATCACTGTAGCAGCAGTATCCAGGACATCAGTTATATCCACGTTTTCATATTTGTATGTCGCATACGCCCTGGTATATTCCTCCGTTATTGGGAAACCAAATCTAATATCGCCACCTCGGGAGTATTTGGTATAGTCATCGTACTCTCTTCTAATATCATAAACATCAAAACCAGCAGATACAGGCGTATCAAAGAGCCAGGGTTCAGTAAATCCTAAGTTGTAGTTTGAGCTTCGTCCACCTATGGTAGCAACAAAAAATAATTTCTGCCCTCTGCCAAACAGATTGTCTTGGGTTATATTGAACATCCCGATAACATTGTCAATAGAACTGTAGCCAGCCCCAACACTTACTGCCCCTGTTGGTTTCTCCTTTACCTTAATATTCAAATTGAGTTTGTCATCATCAGTACCTTTTTCAGTATCAAAACTGAATTCTTCAAAGTATCCCAACCTATTTACTTTTTGGTAACTCTTACTCAATTTTTCTTTGTCATATATGTCTCCTTCCGCAACTTTTAACTCTCGCCTAATCACCTTATCTCGGGTTTTAGTGTTCCCTGTTATAGTAATCCTCTCGAAATATGCCTTTTTGCCCTTATGGACATCAAGGATTAAATCAACCAATTGGATTTCCCTGTCAATAGAGGTCAAGGGTGTTACATCAGCAAATGCATATCCGGCACCAGCATATTTATCAGTAAGATTAACAACATCCTTTCTGAGTAACTGACGGTCGAATATTTTCCCTGTGGTCATACTTAATTCCTTCAGAAGTTCCTCTTTTTTCTCTATTAAATCACCTTTAATATCGACTTTACCGACTTTAAATTGTTTCCCTTCATTAATCGGAATAACAATATATATCCACTCGTTATCGTGAGTTATCTCGGGCTTACCAACTTTGATGTCTATATAACCATTATTGCTATAGAATGCGATTATCTTGTCCAGGTCTTGCTGCAGCACATCCTCCTTTAACACCCCGGAATCAGTTAACCAGGAAAAGAAACCTTTTTCATCTGTCTGAATAATATCCCGTAATTCTTTTTCGCTGTATGCCTTGTTATCAATAAATCTAATCTTCTTTATTTTGGTTTTCTTATTCTCCGTAATCTTTAAATCTACTATAGCCTCCTTTCTTTTCAAATAGTACACTTTATAGTCAACTTCTGCTGCCCAATACCCTTTTTCTCTGTAGAATTTCAGTACATTTTTAATGCTGTCCTCTATTTTGTTAAAATTCAAAATTGTGTGGGGTTTAATACTCATAACCTCCATAATATCTTTTTTTTCAATAAACCTGTTACCGCTTATCTCAATTTCCTTGATAGAGGGTTTTTCACTAACAATAAAATTTATTTCCTTGCCCGAAGGAGTATCTTCTTTAACAACATTCACATCTTCAAAATAATTCATATCGTAAATGCGTTTTATATCTTCCCTCAAGGTCTTTTGTGAGAGGACATCCCCTTCCTTACTCTCGATACGAGGCTTAATGGCATCTGCTTCAATTCTATCGTTTCCCTTGATAGATATCTTAACGATTATATCTTTCCCCAGTAATTTTAGTTTGATGCGTCTTGCCAGCTCACCAAGTTTAGAAGTCAGGCTATCCAGATCCTTGCCATCAATATAAATTCTGATAGGTGATTTATGTCCCTTAATCTCTAAAACTCTGGTATCAAGGCTAATGCCTTTTCCTATATTTGTAAAACTGCCCCAAATTACGAAATCCGCACCTATCTTAGCACCAATTCTCCTTACAAAATCTTCAGCTATCTCCCCTTCTGATCTCCCCTTTAATTCAGCTTCCAGTACAGATTTTTCTATAAAAGAAACCCTTTCACTTTCTTTGATATGAGAGATTAGAATATCTGGTATTTTCTCTTTTAAATATCCTAGGGGTTCCGGGCTATTAATCTGGAAAGGAAAGATGCCAATTTTTATAGCTTCCTGGCCATAAGCAACCTGGCAAGTCAAAAAGCACACCAAAAAAACCAATATCTTTTTAAACATCTAGTGGAATGTCCCTTTAAACAACGCACTTAAGTGCGCTGTTGTCACTATGAATTTTAATTACGATAAGACATCTGAAACAATCATGCCATCCAATAGGCTTACCCTGCGAGGCATTTTATCTGCCAGTCTGTTATTGTGCGTAACTACAACCAGGGTTATCTTCAGTTCTCTATTCAAATTAATCAACAAATCCTGTACTGCGTCTCCTGTCTTTGTGTCCAGATTACCTGTGGGTTCATCAGCAAGTATTACTTCGGGTTTAAGTATTAACGCTCTGGCAATAGCCACCCGTTGCTGTTCACCCCCCGACAACTCACCAGGCTTGTGGGTAATCCTATCTTTCAAGCCAACCTTCTGAAGTATATTCTCGGCTTCAATACAGGCATCTTTCTTTTTGACTCCCCGGATTAAGGCTGGCATCATCGTATTTTCAAGGGCATTAAATTCAGGGAGGAGATGATGAAATTGGAATATGAAACCAATCGTTCTGTTTCTAAACCCTGCCAGTTTTTTATCGTCCATTAAAAAGAGGTCTTCGGTACCGTAAAAGACATTGCCTGAAGTGGGCCGTTCTATTGCTCCAAGTATGTGAAGCAATGTACTCTTCCCTACCCCAGAAGCCCCCAGAATAGACAGCATATCCCCCTTCTTAATATCTAAATCTATGCCTTTGAGAACCTCTACTGTTTTATTATTGGATTTAAAGACCTTATACAGTTTTCTTGTCCTGATAGATACGTTATTCATTCCTATTCATACCTTAAAGCTTCAGCGGGGAGCAGTTTAGAAGCTTGCCATGAGGGATACAGAGTAGCAAGAAAACTTATTCCAATGGCAGAGATAGCTATCAAAATGGAATCTAAACTGTCTATTCTAATGGGGAGAGTAGATATATAGTATACATCACTGGGCAGCTTTATAAATTTGTATTCACTGAGGAGGAAACCCAAAGCATAACCCCCAATTGTTCCAAGCAATGTCCCGGTAACTCCAACTACTAATCCTTCAATAATAAATATCTTCATTATACTGCTGGCAGTTGCCCCCATAGATTTAAGGATGGCAATATCCTTATTCTTCTCCATAACCACCATTATAAGGGTACTAACTATATTAAAGGCCGCTACCATAATTATTAGAACCAAGATTACAAACATTGTAATTTTCTCCATTTTTAATGCAGCAAATAGATTCCTGTTCATTTCCATCCAGTCTTTTGTCCAATATGAATAACCTAAATCTCTAACAATCCTGGAAGCAATCTCTTTAACTTTATAAATATCATCAGTCTTAACTTCTATACCCGTGACAACACCTGGCATATTAATAAAGTCTTGAGCATTCTTCAGTGAAATATATAAAAAAGAGGAATCGTATTCATACATCCCGGATTCAAATATACCAACAATCTTAAACTTCTTCATTCTGGGCACCATACCCATGGGGGTCATAACGCCCATTGGCGAAATCAGATTTACCGTATCACCGTAGAAGATTCCTAAATTCCTCGATAATTCCTTACCAATAATAATTCCAGGATAGTCAGCACTATTGTCATGCCCTTCTAAGTTTAGCAAACTCCCCTCTTTCATATTCGATCCTATATTTATTACCTTCCCAATTGTTTTAGGATCAACCCCTCGTAAAGCTACTCCCAGAGAACCAGATTTTGAACTCAGCATTGCCTGCGTATATATAAATGGAGTTGCGGATTTCACCCTTTTTACTTTCTCAATTTTTTTTATTATCTCTTCATAATCATCCAATCCTTCGCTCTGTTTCAGCACCACTATGTGAGAATAGTATCCAAGAATCTTGCTTGTAAGGTCCTCCTTAAAGCCACTCATCACCCCTATTACCACAATCAGGGTCATAACCCCGACGGCCACTCCTCCAACAGATATAAGGGTAATAATAGATATAAAAGTCTGTTTTCTCTTGGCTTTTAAATATCTCAGCCCGATAAAAAATTCGTAAGACATGCTACCCTGAACTTATCGCACCTATGGTACGAAAATTTAGAGGTTCGATTTATCGAACCCGCAATGACGGGAGTCATAAATGACGCCCTTACTCTCTGGTTCTCAGTTGAGGGAACAGAATTACATCGCGGATAGAAGAAGTATCAGTAAAAAGCATCACCAGCCTGTCTATCCCAATGCCTTCACCAGCAGTGGGGGGCATACCGTATTCTAAAGCTTTGATAAAATCCTTGTCTAACATACCAGACTCATCATCAGTTTCTCCCTTTTGCTGAAGTTCTGTTAAGAACCTTTCCTTTTGATCTATTGGGTCATTAAGTTCTGAAAAGGCATTTGCTATCTCTCTTCCGCAGATAAAAAGTTCAAACCTGTCAACCTCATCCGGGTTTTCATCGTTTCTACGAGACAGGGGAGAGGTATCCGTGGGGTAATGAGTAATAAAAGTAGGTTGAATTAAATTGGGCTCTGCAACTTCTTCGAAGATCTGGGTCAAAAGATTACCTAAGCGCATTTTTCTATCCAACTGAATGCCAATCTTTTGCCCATATTCCATCAGTTTTTCTTTATCCCCTAGAACCTCTTCCTTAAGTTCACTGTATTTTATTATCGCTTCTTTCAGGGTCAAACGTCTCCAGGGTGGTGTAAAATCGAGTTTGATTCCTTGATATTCAAATTTTAAATTATTAAAGATCGCCTTTGCAATAC encodes the following:
- the lpxA gene encoding acyl-ACP--UDP-N-acetylglucosamine O-acyltransferase, whose product is MIHTTAIVHPKAELDEGVKIGPYSIIAENVKIGKDTNVSSHVTIEKFTQIGERCHIYQFVSIGTPPQDLKFKGEKSDLIIGDDNIIREFVTINRASSHGGGVTTIGNNNFLMAYCHIAHDCKIGSNIIMANAATLAGHIEIEDFAIIGGLVAVHQFVRIGAYSIIGGASAVSKNVPPYVMAVGNRARLFGLNITGLKRNNFPEATINNLKKAYKIIFRSGMTLNNALEKVKLELPDSEEVNGFVEFIRKSERGICR
- a CDS encoding lipoprotein-releasing ABC transporter permease subunit, with the protein product MSYEFFIGLRYLKAKRKQTFISIITLISVGGVAVGVMTLIVVIGVMSGFKEDLTSKILGYYSHIVVLKQSEGLDDYEEIIKKIEKVKRVKSATPFIYTQAMLSSKSGSLGVALRGVDPKTIGKVINIGSNMKEGSLLNLEGHDNSADYPGIIIGKELSRNLGIFYGDTVNLISPMGVMTPMGMVPRMKKFKIVGIFESGMYEYDSSFLYISLKNAQDFINMPGVVTGIEVKTDDIYKVKEIASRIVRDLGYSYWTKDWMEMNRNLFAALKMEKITMFVILVLIIMVAAFNIVSTLIMVVMEKNKDIAILKSMGATASSIMKIFIIEGLVVGVTGTLLGTIGGYALGFLLSEYKFIKLPSDVYYISTLPIRIDSLDSILIAISAIGISFLATLYPSWQASKLLPAEALRYE
- the lpxD gene encoding UDP-3-O-(3-hydroxymyristoyl)glucosamine N-acyltransferase codes for the protein MLNKSLQELADFINGKVIGDGNIIIAGINSIDEAKNGEITFITNPRYLSMARTTKASAIIVSSGFKDSEKPLLCTDNPYLAYAKIAGLFHKKPCDAKGIDPGAVIGNNTEIGIDVSIYPFVYVGDNVKIGDRVSLYPGVYVGDDVHIGEDTVVYANTSIREGCKIGRRVIIHCGTVIGSDGFGFAKDGKTHHKIPQVGIVQIDDDVEIGAGNTIDRAALGKTWIKRGVKTDNLVQIGHNVIIGEDTIIVAQVAIAGSTEIGNNVVLAGQVGVGGHLKIGDNVTVGGQSGITKDIAPNQTVSGLPAIPHKEWLRSQASIIKLPKMRKTLKELESKIEKIEKKIKFELEG
- a CDS encoding ABC transporter ATP-binding protein is translated as MNNVSIRTRKLYKVFKSNNKTVEVLKGIDLDIKKGDMLSILGASGVGKSTLLHILGAIERPTSGNVFYGTEDLFLMDDKKLAGFRNRTIGFIFQFHHLLPEFNALENTMMPALIRGVKKKDACIEAENILQKVGLKDRITHKPGELSGGEQQRVAIARALILKPEVILADEPTGNLDTKTGDAVQDLLINLNRELKITLVVVTHNNRLADKMPRRVSLLDGMIVSDVLS
- the bamA gene encoding outer membrane protein assembly factor BamA, translating into MFKKILVFLVCFLTCQVAYGQEAIKIGIFPFQINSPEPLGYLKEKIPDILISHIKESERVSFIEKSVLEAELKGRSEGEIAEDFVRRIGAKIGADFVIWGSFTNIGKGISLDTRVLEIKGHKSPIRIYIDGKDLDSLTSKLGELARRIKLKLLGKDIIVKISIKGNDRIEADAIKPRIESKEGDVLSQKTLREDIKRIYDMNYFEDVNVVKEDTPSGKEINFIVSEKPSIKEIEISGNRFIEKKDIMEVMSIKPHTILNFNKIEDSIKNVLKFYREKGYWAAEVDYKVYYLKRKEAIVDLKITENKKTKIKKIRFIDNKAYSEKELRDIIQTDEKGFFSWLTDSGVLKEDVLQQDLDKIIAFYSNNGYIDIKVGKPEITHDNEWIYIVIPINEGKQFKVGKVDIKGDLIEKKEELLKELSMTTGKIFDRQLLRKDVVNLTDKYAGAGYAFADVTPLTSIDREIQLVDLILDVHKGKKAYFERITITGNTKTRDKVIRRELKVAEGDIYDKEKLSKSYQKVNRLGYFEEFSFDTEKGTDDDKLNLNIKVKEKPTGAVSVGAGYSSIDNVIGMFNITQDNLFGRGQKLFFVATIGGRSSNYNLGFTEPWLFDTPVSAGFDVYDIRREYDDYTKYSRGGDIRFGFPITEEYTRAYATYKYENVDITDVLDTAATVIKEQEGKTVTSSIVLSLVRDSTNDRIFPTKGSENSIAIEYAGGVLGGTNYFTKYYGNTTWFFPLPGDTVFMSRARMGFAHGNQGRELPLFERFFLGGINSLRGFKAYSVGPKDPATGDVIGGNKQLLFNIEYIFPLYKKAGIKGVVFFDAGNAFDDNENYSLSGLRTSVGAGIRWYSPIGPLRLEWGYNIDPKPDERRSNWEFAIGVMF
- the fabZ gene encoding 3-hydroxyacyl-ACP dehydratase FabZ, which codes for MLDIRDIMKVLPHRYPFLLIDRILEMEKGKRVVGIKNLTFNELFFQGHFPDYPIMPGVLLIEAMAQAGGVLALSYEPERVKNKNFYFSSIDKVKFRKPVLPGDQVRFEVEVIKQRSFLWRFSGKAFVGESLVAEGELQGIISNK
- a CDS encoding OmpH family outer membrane protein, with product MRKIGLIFTLSLVLLFPNLALGTDTVKIAYVDLQNALNTSDAGKEAKKIFSEKVKKVQKSLEGKQAELKKLKDNIEKQGLILSEKARTEKEKGYQKELRDFERLYKDSQDELNREEIEVSQKIIDELRKIVNKIGGEGNYTMILEKTRSGILYAPDAVDLTDKVIKAYNEQRKQNK